The following are encoded in a window of Cinclus cinclus chromosome 34, bCinCin1.1, whole genome shotgun sequence genomic DNA:
- the LRCH4 gene encoding leucine-rich repeat and calponin homology domain-containing protein 4 isoform X2, whose amino-acid sequence MAAGAAGAVTAEPPPRLGRLPGGAGTERALEEAEASGTLSLAGRRLRAFPAAAARRWDLSDTTEADLSRNRFGEVPEAACRLVSLEGLSLYHNCLRSVPPAIANLQALAHLDLSRNQLSSLPACLCLLPLRVLNASNNRLTQLPPNLGALRTLRQLDVGCNRLRALPPGLGQLRALRDLSVRRNQLPALPEELSELPLVRLDFSCNRVVAIPRCFRRLRHLQILVADNNPLQFPPAQICLKGKLHIFKYLEAEAAAHPPPACPPDEPCPLRQRGGLDSGFHSVDSGSKRWSGNESTDECSEPSRQHRETRSVAAGDSDLEQLEKEPSLEQQQSRTLRGDTPEGSRVVFNSWRRPKNLQVWMERERERSWDRTPLQGPPQTTVMLDPDGVPGPPSTPPEPSACLSPSSSCSATKPAPPDPEQRELIAEMRQSLEALLQLRLPDELGDLELLGRVAARLRPWASPPGTRRTPQPLPCRRSEVPEQVLEETSPARAPRGGLGMPPPLRDPP is encoded by the exons ATGGCCGcgggggcagcaggggctgtcACGGCCGAGCCGCCGCCGCGGCTGGGCCGCCTACCCGGAGGAGCCGGCACTGAGCGCGCCCTGGAAGAAGCAGAAGCCTCCGGCACCCTCAGTCTGGCCGGCCGGAGGCTGCGCGCTTtccccgcggcggcggcgcggcgctGGGACCtcagtgacaccacagaggccg ACCTGTCCCGGAACCGTTTCGGGGAGGTGCCAGAGGCAGCTTGCCGCCTGGTCTCGCTGGAGGGGCTCAGCCTGTACCACAACTGCCTGCGCAGCGTCCCCCCCGCCATCGCCAACCTCCAGGCCCTGGCGCACCTGGACCTCAG CCGCAACCAGCTGAGCTCTCTGCCcgcctgcctctgcctccttCCCCTGCGCGTCCTCAACGCCAGCAACAACCGCCTGACCCAGCTGCCTCCGAACCTCGGCGCCCTGCGCACGCTGCGGCAGCTG GACGTCGGGTGTAACCGGCTGCGGGCGCTGCCgccggggctggggcagctgcgGGCGTTGCGGGACCTCAGCGTGCGGCGGAACCAGCTGCCGGCGCTTCCCGAGG AGCTCTCGGAATTGCCCCTGGTCCGGCTGGATTTCTCCTGCAACCGGGTGGTCGCGATTCCTCGCTGCTTCCGGCGGCTCCGGCACCTCCAAATCCTGGTGGCGGACAACAACCCCCTCCAGTTCCCTCCCGCCCAG ATCTGCCTGAAGGGCAAACTCCATATCTTCAAGTACCTGGAAGCCGAGGCTGCTGCCCATCCTCCCCCAGCATG CCCCCCGGACGAACCGTGTCCCCTCCGGCAGCGGGGGGGGTTGGACTCCGGCTTCCACAGCGTCGACAGCGGCAGCAAGCGCTGGTCAGGGAACGAG TCCACAGATGAGTGTTCGGAGCCATCCCGGCAGCACAGGGAGACCCGCAGTGTGGCAG CTGGTGATAGtgacctggagcagctggagaaggagccCTCATTAGAG cagcagcagagccggACCCTGAGAGGTGACACCCCTGAGGGTTCCAG GGTGGTCTTTAATTCGTGGCGACGCCCCAAGAACTTGCAGGTGtggatggagagagagagggagaggagctgggacag GACACCCCTGCAGGGACCCCCCCAGACCACAGTGATGCTG GACCCCGATGGAGTCCCTGgccccccctccacccccccaGAACCCAGTGCCTGTCTCagcccctcctcttcctgcagtgccaccaaACCAG cccccccaGACCCCGAGCAGCGGGAGCTGATTGCTGAGATGCGCCAG AGCCTtgaggcactgctgcagctgcggCTCCCGGATGAGTTGGGGGACTTGGAGCTGCTGGGTCGTGTGGCTGCCAGGCTGCGCCCCTGGGCT
- the LRCH4 gene encoding leucine-rich repeat and calponin homology domain-containing protein 4 isoform X3 has translation MAAGAAGAVTAEPPPRLGRLPGGAGTERALEEAEASGTLSLAGRRLRAFPAAAARRWDLSDTTEADLSRNRFGEVPEAACRLVSLEGLSLYHNCLRSVPPAIANLQALAHLDLSRNQLSSLPACLCLLPLRVLNASNNRLTQLPPNLGALRTLRQLDVGCNRLRALPPGLGQLRALRDLSVRRNQLPALPEELSELPLVRLDFSCNRVVAIPRCFRRLRHLQILVADNNPLQFPPAQICLKGKLHIFKYLEAEAAAHPPPACPPDEPCPLRQRGGLDSGFHSVDSGSKRWSGNESTDECSEPSRQHRETRSVAAGDSDLEQLEKEPSLEQQQSRTLRGDTPEGSRVVFNSWRRPKNLQVWMERERERSWDRTPLQGPPQTTVMLDPDGVPGPPSTPPEPSACLSPSSSCSATKPAPPDPEQRELIAEMRQSLEALLQLRLPDELGDLELLGRVAARLRPWASPPGTRRTPQPLPCRRSEVPEVLEETSPARAPRGGLGMPPPLRDPP, from the exons ATGGCCGcgggggcagcaggggctgtcACGGCCGAGCCGCCGCCGCGGCTGGGCCGCCTACCCGGAGGAGCCGGCACTGAGCGCGCCCTGGAAGAAGCAGAAGCCTCCGGCACCCTCAGTCTGGCCGGCCGGAGGCTGCGCGCTTtccccgcggcggcggcgcggcgctGGGACCtcagtgacaccacagaggccg ACCTGTCCCGGAACCGTTTCGGGGAGGTGCCAGAGGCAGCTTGCCGCCTGGTCTCGCTGGAGGGGCTCAGCCTGTACCACAACTGCCTGCGCAGCGTCCCCCCCGCCATCGCCAACCTCCAGGCCCTGGCGCACCTGGACCTCAG CCGCAACCAGCTGAGCTCTCTGCCcgcctgcctctgcctccttCCCCTGCGCGTCCTCAACGCCAGCAACAACCGCCTGACCCAGCTGCCTCCGAACCTCGGCGCCCTGCGCACGCTGCGGCAGCTG GACGTCGGGTGTAACCGGCTGCGGGCGCTGCCgccggggctggggcagctgcgGGCGTTGCGGGACCTCAGCGTGCGGCGGAACCAGCTGCCGGCGCTTCCCGAGG AGCTCTCGGAATTGCCCCTGGTCCGGCTGGATTTCTCCTGCAACCGGGTGGTCGCGATTCCTCGCTGCTTCCGGCGGCTCCGGCACCTCCAAATCCTGGTGGCGGACAACAACCCCCTCCAGTTCCCTCCCGCCCAG ATCTGCCTGAAGGGCAAACTCCATATCTTCAAGTACCTGGAAGCCGAGGCTGCTGCCCATCCTCCCCCAGCATG CCCCCCGGACGAACCGTGTCCCCTCCGGCAGCGGGGGGGGTTGGACTCCGGCTTCCACAGCGTCGACAGCGGCAGCAAGCGCTGGTCAGGGAACGAG TCCACAGATGAGTGTTCGGAGCCATCCCGGCAGCACAGGGAGACCCGCAGTGTGGCAG CTGGTGATAGtgacctggagcagctggagaaggagccCTCATTAGAG cagcagcagagccggACCCTGAGAGGTGACACCCCTGAGGGTTCCAG GGTGGTCTTTAATTCGTGGCGACGCCCCAAGAACTTGCAGGTGtggatggagagagagagggagaggagctgggacag GACACCCCTGCAGGGACCCCCCCAGACCACAGTGATGCTG GACCCCGATGGAGTCCCTGgccccccctccacccccccaGAACCCAGTGCCTGTCTCagcccctcctcttcctgcagtgccaccaaACCAG cccccccaGACCCCGAGCAGCGGGAGCTGATTGCTGAGATGCGCCAG AGCCTtgaggcactgctgcagctgcggCTCCCGGATGAGTTGGGGGACTTGGAGCTGCTGGGTCGTGTGGCTGCCAGGCTGCGCCCCTGGGCT
- the LRCH4 gene encoding leucine-rich repeat and calponin homology domain-containing protein 4 isoform X4 — protein MAAGAAGAVTAEPPPRLGRLPGGAGTERALEEAEASGTLSLAGRRLRAFPAAAARRWDLSDTTEADLSRNRFGEVPEAACRLVSLEGLSLYHNCLRSVPPAIANLQALAHLDLSRNQLSSLPACLCLLPLRVLNASNNRLTQLPPNLGALRTLRQLDVGCNRLRALPPGLGQLRALRDLSVRRNQLPALPEELSELPLVRLDFSCNRVVAIPRCFRRLRHLQILVADNNPLQFPPAQICLKGKLHIFKYLEAEAAAHPPPACPPDEPCPLRQRGGLDSGFHSVDSGSKRWSGNESTDECSEPSRQHRETRSVAAGDSDLEQLEKEPSLEQQQSRTLRGDTPEGSRVVFNSWRRPKNLQVWMERERERSWDRTPLQGPPQTTVMLDPDGVPGPPSTPPEPSACLSPSSSCSATKPAPPDPEQRELIAEMRQSLEALLQLRLPDELGDLELLGRVAARLRPWASPPGTRRTPQPLPCRRSEVPEELLHLLGVAGVRQQ, from the exons ATGGCCGcgggggcagcaggggctgtcACGGCCGAGCCGCCGCCGCGGCTGGGCCGCCTACCCGGAGGAGCCGGCACTGAGCGCGCCCTGGAAGAAGCAGAAGCCTCCGGCACCCTCAGTCTGGCCGGCCGGAGGCTGCGCGCTTtccccgcggcggcggcgcggcgctGGGACCtcagtgacaccacagaggccg ACCTGTCCCGGAACCGTTTCGGGGAGGTGCCAGAGGCAGCTTGCCGCCTGGTCTCGCTGGAGGGGCTCAGCCTGTACCACAACTGCCTGCGCAGCGTCCCCCCCGCCATCGCCAACCTCCAGGCCCTGGCGCACCTGGACCTCAG CCGCAACCAGCTGAGCTCTCTGCCcgcctgcctctgcctccttCCCCTGCGCGTCCTCAACGCCAGCAACAACCGCCTGACCCAGCTGCCTCCGAACCTCGGCGCCCTGCGCACGCTGCGGCAGCTG GACGTCGGGTGTAACCGGCTGCGGGCGCTGCCgccggggctggggcagctgcgGGCGTTGCGGGACCTCAGCGTGCGGCGGAACCAGCTGCCGGCGCTTCCCGAGG AGCTCTCGGAATTGCCCCTGGTCCGGCTGGATTTCTCCTGCAACCGGGTGGTCGCGATTCCTCGCTGCTTCCGGCGGCTCCGGCACCTCCAAATCCTGGTGGCGGACAACAACCCCCTCCAGTTCCCTCCCGCCCAG ATCTGCCTGAAGGGCAAACTCCATATCTTCAAGTACCTGGAAGCCGAGGCTGCTGCCCATCCTCCCCCAGCATG CCCCCCGGACGAACCGTGTCCCCTCCGGCAGCGGGGGGGGTTGGACTCCGGCTTCCACAGCGTCGACAGCGGCAGCAAGCGCTGGTCAGGGAACGAG TCCACAGATGAGTGTTCGGAGCCATCCCGGCAGCACAGGGAGACCCGCAGTGTGGCAG CTGGTGATAGtgacctggagcagctggagaaggagccCTCATTAGAG cagcagcagagccggACCCTGAGAGGTGACACCCCTGAGGGTTCCAG GGTGGTCTTTAATTCGTGGCGACGCCCCAAGAACTTGCAGGTGtggatggagagagagagggagaggagctgggacag GACACCCCTGCAGGGACCCCCCCAGACCACAGTGATGCTG GACCCCGATGGAGTCCCTGgccccccctccacccccccaGAACCCAGTGCCTGTCTCagcccctcctcttcctgcagtgccaccaaACCAG cccccccaGACCCCGAGCAGCGGGAGCTGATTGCTGAGATGCGCCAG AGCCTtgaggcactgctgcagctgcggCTCCCGGATGAGTTGGGGGACTTGGAGCTGCTGGGTCGTGTGGCTGCCAGGCTGCGCCCCTGGGCT